From one Diachasmimorpha longicaudata isolate KC_UGA_2023 chromosome 8, iyDiaLong2, whole genome shotgun sequence genomic stretch:
- the Ero1l gene encoding ero1-like protein has product MVHKIAAMSSVILILLCGITLTSTHYFGTNTRANDQCFCKLKGSIDDCSCNVDTVDYFNNVKIYPRLQSLLVRDYFRFYKVNLLNQCPFWVDDSKCSMKHCHVRPCQDEDIPIGLKGEIPRNLHKAEVAVDKYLPENQQINCEQTAKDHNRELGYLNTTISSENYKEFERWQQHDDAQDNFCVKETSPGEYVDLLLNPEKFTGYRGPSAHRIWRTIYMENCFRPETSPHNFIQSSQMNGMCLEKRAFYRVISGLHASINIHLCAKSLLSYRDQTLGLVSGAAEWGSNLEEFHKRFSPEWTGGEGPNWLKNLYFIYLLEMRALDKAAPYLEKEEYYTGDDGADEETRVVVKDVLQIVRSFPDHFNESCMFNGGSEAATLKEEFRQHFRNISRIMDCVGCDKCKLWGKLQIHGLGTALKILFSGKFDRWEPSVNSISRKQFYLERSEIVALMNAFGRLSESIFELEKFRQMMR; this is encoded by the exons ATGGTGCACAAAATTGCTGCAATGTCGAGCGTAATATTAATTCTCTTATGCGGAATAACTTTGACATCGACGCATTATTTTGGGACTAATACCAGGGCCAATGACCAGTGTTTCTGCAAG ctAAAGGGATCAATCGACGACTGCAGTTGCAATGTTGATACGGTTGATTATTTCAACAATGTGAAGATTTATCCCAGACTGCAGAGTCTCCTTGTTCGGGATTATTTTAGGTTTTACAAGGTTAATTTGTTGAACCAGTGCCCTTTTTGGGTTGATGACAGCAAGTGTTCCATGAAGCACTGTCACGTGAGACCGTGCCAAGAT GAGGACATCCCCATAGGTCTCAAGGGAGAAATCCCCCGGAACCTCCACAAGGCAGAAGTTGCAGTAGATAAGTACTTACCTGAGAATCAGCAGATAAACTGTGAGCAAACAGCTAAGGATCACAATCGTGAGTTGGGGTATCTCAACACCACAATAAGTTCAGAGAATTACAAAGAATTTGAGAGATGGCAACAGCACGACGACGCCCAGGACAACTTCTGTGTCAAAGAGACAAGCCCTGGAGAGTACGTAGACCTTCTCCTGAATCCTGAAAAGTTCACGGGCTACAGGGGACCCAGTGCTCACAGAATATGGAGGACAATCTACATGGAGAACTGTTTCAGACCCGAAACGAGCCCTCACAATTTCATTCAGTCATCGCAGATGAATGGTATGTGCCTAGAGAAAAGAGCTTTCTACAGGGTCATCTCAGGACTCCATGCCAGTATCAATATTCACTTATGTGCTAAGTCTCTGTTGTCGTACAGGGATCAGACTCTGGGTCTGGTCTCGGGGGCTGCTGAGTGGGGGTCCAATCTCGAGGAATTTCATAAGAGATTTTCTCCTGAGTGGACCGGGGGCGAAGGGCCCAATTGGTTGAAGAatctttatttcatttatttgttgGAAATGAGGGCTCTGGATAAAGCTGCGCCTTATTTGGAAAAGGAAGAGTATTATACTGGGGACGATGGTGCGGATGAAGAAACGAGAGTGGTGGTCAAGGATGTTTTGCAAATTGTCAG ATCATTCCCAGACCATTTTAACGAAAGCTGTATGTTTAACGGTGGCTCAGAAGCTGCCACACTGAAGGAGGAATTCAGACAACActttagaaatatttcaagaataaTGGACTGTGTGGGATGCGATAAATGTAAATTATGGGGAAAATTACAGATTCATGGACTAGGCACTGCCCTAAAGATTCTGTTCTCAGGCAAATTCGATCGATGGGAGCCTAGTGTTAACAGTATCAGCAGGAAGCAGTTTTATCTGGAGAGGAGTGAAATCGTCGCTCTGATGAACGCCTTTGGAAG ACTGTCGGAAAGCATTTTTGAATTGGAGAAATTTCGACAGATGATGAGATAA
- the LOC135165493 gene encoding venom acid phosphatase Acph-1-like: MNIYRIVSVMMFLVLKGEEAVGKLRFVQTIFRHGDRAPDDLRRFITNYYPNNPYTPEDHYPIPAGGLTNIGKARSYELGRFYRRTYGELIGSENAVKFYASLVPRTTASARLVATGLFPSDPDERWSESLQLRNTTIHAAKNMNESWHFFASAGLCTNSRRLQKIVDQTEPELVEYVARNKYFYEYISRHAGFNGTYDLAYYLYLSLLTQMQVGLQPPKWSKGIFPEGKLKDEAPMAFIFQGFTNELRKFGGGLWLRIWLENIDKHLKRKKGDKKFIVWSGHDQNIGSLLVSLNNFEEPHIPPYSSAIILELHEIKQQHYVKFLYKRHSNAKPLHVPGCPDVLCPLELFKNITASFIPRGSAADICGSIVQFEKNS; the protein is encoded by the exons ATGAATATCTACAGAATCGTCTCCGTGATGATGTTTCTCGTCCTCAAAGGGGAAGAAGCTGTCGGAAAATTGCGATTTGTTCAGACCATCTTTCGTCATGGCGATCGCGCTCCCGACGATTTAAGAAGATTTATAACAAATTATTATCCGAACAATCCGTACACTCCGGAAGATCATTATCCGATACCCGCCGGTGGTTTGACAAAT ATTGGAAAAGCCAGATCTTACGAATTAGGAAGATTCTATCGACGAACTTATGGAGAATTGATAGGAAGTGAAAATGCTGTGAAATTTTACGCAAGTCTGGTTCCTCGAACAACAGCTTCCGCTAGATTGGTGGCAACAGGACTTTTCCCCTCTGATCCTGATGAAAG ATGGAGTGAATCCCTCCAACTGCGAAACACTACAATTCATGCGgcgaaaaatatgaatgaaTCCTGGCACTTCTTCGCGTCTGCCGGCCTCTGCACCAACTCCAGAAGACTGCAGAAGATTGTCGATCAGACAGAGCCTGAACTGGTTGAATATGTTgcgagaaataaatatttctacgAGTACATATCAAGACACGCAGGGTTCAATGGTACATACGACCTGGCTTATTATCTGTACCTCTCACTGTTAACTCAG ATGCAAGTGGGTTTACAGCCACCCAAGTGGTCTAAGGGTATTTTCCCCGAGGGAAAGCTCAAGGATGAAGCTCCCATGGCATTCATTTTCCAAGGCTTCACCAACGAACTGAGGAAATTTGGAGGAG GTCTGTGGCTGAGAATATGGCTCGAGAACATTGACAAACACCTGAAAAGGAAGAAAGGAGATAAGAAATTCATTGTTTGGTCTGGTCACGATCAAAATATTGGATCCTTGCTCGTATCACTGAATAATTTCGAAGAACCCCACATTCCTCCTTACAGCAGTGCTATTATCCTAGAACTTCATGAAATTAAACAACAGCATTATGTGAAG TTCTTGTACAAAAGGCATAGCAACGCCAAACCGTTACATGTTCCTGGGTGTCCAGATGTCTTATGTCCCCTGGAACTTTTCAAGAATATAACAGCTAGTTTTATTCCTCGGGGAAGTGCCGCGGACATATGTGGAAGTATTgtacaatttgaaaaaaactcaTAA